ACGCGAACCAAGGCAGCACACGAAAACGGGATATGGAAAAGTGGCAAGCAAAAACCGCTTCCCACTTTCCCAAACCCCCGACTCGATGGGATAACTCAACAACCTGCTGCGCCACACTAACAATTCCACTGTACAAAACATCGAGCAAGCCATGCAGCGAGCCCTCCTCCGATCCTCCAAATTAGGGGCAAAGCACGTTGCTGCAACTCTGCTATTAGCGAAGAAACCACTCAACCAGTTCTTCCAGAGTCGCTTTGCCCTTCGCTAGACTCACTTCTGATTCTTGACGATCTAGATTCCACGCGTTGTCGACAATCACGCTCCGAAGATCTCGAACACCTACAATCTGTAACCAAAAGTCTAAATAGGTTGCTTGGTGATCGAATCGCGAGGGGGATATAGGGGTACCCTCCAGGAAACGTGAACCGCGTGTATAGACGACGATTGCCTTTTCCACGTTCAAGAGAGGGCTGTACCGTTTGCCGTCGTAGGCAAACAGATAGTTTCGCTGCGCTACGAGATCAATCAAGTGTTTGAGCTTATAAGGCAGGCCAAAGTTCCACATTGGAGTTCCTAAAACGATTCGATCTGCGTTCTGAAAGCGGTGGATCAACGATTGAATACGCTCCCATATGTTGGACTCCGCCTCAGTCATCGTTTCGTGCTTCACTGCTTTGTACTTCGCTCCAATTGCCTCGTAGTCAAACTCCGGTAGCCGCTCATGCCAGACGTTCAACGTATCCACGACTATCGAGGCATTGTCGGATTTACACGCCTCAATGAATGATTTGGTGAGGGTGATCGAGTCCGAAGACTCGCCTCTTGGTGACGACTGAATTTCGAGAAGTTTCACTTGATCCCTCCGGGGGTGGAGACTTATTGCAGGGTTGGAGCTACTTGGAGACTGCATGGGCTGCTTCTTCGATCACTGCAGCAACTTCCTTCGGATGCGAGACGTAGACCGAGTGGCTGGCGCCCGCGACTTCGACCATGTGGCTATGAGCTCGCTTGGCATACCATCGCTCGAGGTCAGGGTTGATGGTTCTGTCTGCTCCCGCTACCAGCATCCAGCTTGGCTTGCTTCGCCACGCAGCCGTCGTGATGACTGCCTTGAAATTCGCCGCAGCGTTGAGTACCTGCGATCGCGCCATGAAGGCGGCCTGCTCCACAGAGAGATCGGCCGCAAAGTACTCATGGAATTGCGCGGGATCGAGGTACGTGAAACCATCTGCGGTTGTCTTTATTGCACCAGACTTGCTGAGGTCGCTCGGGAAGCGCTTGCCGTCGTCCGCTTCGTTCTCGCCAGCGTCGGGCATGTGCGCTGCAACGTATACCAATCCAACAGCCGA
The sequence above is a segment of the Acidicapsa acidisoli genome. Coding sequences within it:
- a CDS encoding alpha/beta hydrolase, producing MSNSMKPVRAVRGISRSLCIVLSLLTCVVLSAQNQTHRVQNIVLVHGAWADGSGWKGVYDILVKDGFDVSIVQEPETSFQDDVSAVKSTLARQDGPSILVAHSYGGAVITEAGNDPSAVGLVYVAAHMPDAGENEADDGKRFPSDLSKSGAIKTTADGFTYLDPAQFHEYFAADLSVEQAAFMARSQVLNAAANFKAVITTAAWRSKPSWMLVAGADRTINPDLERWYAKRAHSHMVEVAGASHSVYVSHPKEVAAVIEEAAHAVSK
- a CDS encoding FMN-dependent NADH-azoreductase gives rise to the protein MKLLEIQSSPRGESSDSITLTKSFIEACKSDNASIVVDTLNVWHERLPEFDYEAIGAKYKAVKHETMTEAESNIWERIQSLIHRFQNADRIVLGTPMWNFGLPYKLKHLIDLVAQRNYLFAYDGKRYSPLLNVEKAIVVYTRGSRFLEGTPISPSRFDHQATYLDFWLQIVGVRDLRSVIVDNAWNLDRQESEVSLAKGKATLEELVEWFLR